From the Planktothrix sp. FACHB-1365 genome, the window CTGATTGATGATGAGAATGATCACACCTACAGTACCACAGAAATCACTGGATATATTCGCTCAATCACAGATATTAAAAAGGTTTAATGGATTGCCTTTTGGTCTGTTTATGTCTGAACCCATATCTTTTTCTACTTTAAGTTTCAAGCAAATGGTCGAGCAAATTTTAAGAACTCAATCCATGAGTCGTCAAGAACGATATGCACTGAGGTATTGGTTATTACGCAAACTCGATGAACACGAACAACAGTTAGTTTATACCCTGCAAAGAGGATTATATACAGGGGAAATTAAAATCACAGATTAAACAAGTTAAAACCCAGATAAGTTAGGGAATAAAACTCTATTATTCCTTCTCTTTTATTGAGTTCATTTAACCCTTAATATAGGGAATCGGATCAGTTAACCCTAGTTCTGCAAAGGCGGCTAATCGCAAACGGCAGGAATCACAAGTTCCACAGGCTTTTGTCTGTCCTGCATAACAAGACCAAGTAAATTCCCAAGGAACACCCAAACGATTACCAAGTTCGATAATCTCTGTTTTTTTTAAATGAATCAGGGGAGATTCAATCGTAATTGGATTGCCTTCTCGACCTTGTTTTGTTCCTAAGCGAAAGACTTCTTCCATTGATTGAATATAATCGGGTCTGCAATCAGGATAACCTGAATAATCTAAGGCATTCACTCCAATATAAACCCGACTAGCAACAATCGCTTCTGCGTAAGCTAAAGCGAAGCTTAAAAATATAGTATTTCGTGCCGGAACATAAGTAACGGGTATACTTTCAGCCATTTTTTCAATCGATCTATCCTGGGGTAAATCGAGGTGATCATCTGTTAATGCAGATCCTCCCCATAAGGTGAGATCAAAGGTAACAACTTGATGTTCGATGACTCCTGCACATTCAGCAATTTTTCGGGCTGATTCGAGTTCTTTTCGATGTCGTTGCTGATAATCGAAAGAAATCCCATAGCATTCACATCCATCTGCTTTAGCTTGGTATAAAACCGTAGAAGAATCTAAACCACCCGATAACAAAATAACTGCTTTCACCAGAGTCTTTTCCCTTCTTAATTGTGTTGATTCTATTTAAGTTAATTTTAACAAAAAATAAAGCGATCGCATCCCTCTACAAGTTACAATTTTTACAAAGCTCCAAAATGGACAAGCTGGCTTTAAAATCAATATTTAAACATTTCTATAATTTTGTAAACTTTTATTATACAAAATACTTCACATTCTATCCCTGAAATTTTCGCTACACTAAATTTAAAGACAGCAATTATATCTCTATACATTAGGTAGTTATCTCTATGCCGACAGTCTCTAAACTAGAAGATCATCCCACACGCTGGCTAACACTGGTATTAGCAACCTTAGCATTATGGATGGCAGGGAGCTTAATTCTTGACTTTGTAATTATGCCGACAATGTATGTTTCAGGCATGATGGAAGAGACAGGATTTACTTCCGCAGGAACACTGATTTTTTCAGTGTTTAATCGTTTTGAGTTAGTTTGTGCCGCCGTTGGTTTAACCAGCTTAATTGCATTAGCAACAACCCTTCCTGAAAAATTTAGTAATCGCCTACGGACAATCACCGGATTATCTTTTTTCCTATTAGCGATTGCGATGATTTACACCTACATTCTTACGCCTCAAATGAGTGCGTTAGGAATTAACCTCAACCTCTTTAATGGGTTAACTGCTATTCCTGATGGCATGAACCAAC encodes:
- the queC gene encoding 7-cyano-7-deazaguanine synthase QueC, which encodes MKAVILLSGGLDSSTVLYQAKADGCECYGISFDYQQRHRKELESARKIAECAGVIEHQVVTFDLTLWGGSALTDDHLDLPQDRSIEKMAESIPVTYVPARNTIFLSFALAYAEAIVASRVYIGVNALDYSGYPDCRPDYIQSMEEVFRLGTKQGREGNPITIESPLIHLKKTEIIELGNRLGVPWEFTWSCYAGQTKACGTCDSCRLRLAAFAELGLTDPIPYIKG
- a CDS encoding DUF4149 domain-containing protein — protein: MPTVSKLEDHPTRWLTLVLATLALWMAGSLILDFVIMPTMYVSGMMEETGFTSAGTLIFSVFNRFELVCAAVGLTSLIALATTLPEKFSNRLRTITGLSFFLLAIAMIYTYILTPQMSALGINLNLFNGLTAIPDGMNQLHWSYFTLELIKLSLLGTILGWCYRNHSKLDITF